One genomic window of Anoplolepis gracilipes chromosome 5, ASM4749672v1, whole genome shotgun sequence includes the following:
- the LOC140665905 gene encoding aminopeptidase N-like isoform X2 has product MTSFRCQNDMCLLPGYDHHIQIYSNCYYYLSTTLYTTLWNFVATPYRDSCYRYLKIDMAFLRLSFYSGLIFITIITFSINENTGNSSITFNDYFGDIRPVRYDVKLIPYFNEDKEHEIYKYQDYKLHIEAYKKKGNIVFYGELSAIIDISRPITEIYLNSTALMILLSGALTNDSSMYTADLQNKTVHTNVKYLRAQNIKHKNEKQICILYFNETLSGRYRLITKFVTAINNTENIITSLKTIVARGESFEMPDVIHFQAIGARRLFPCWDKPTIQATFNIAIKHHHKYKVFSNMLPQKKETCKHEMHETETYMKWTCFNTTPPMSTYIVTVVISSADFFKFEIIGSRIITWRRPESDHIEFAETIATEAIIIFESEWKKLKVPKVQFIVIHSLLYDNEMWGLLLNSETDIIYDRNLDSVAHKIKVARLIGRKVAHQWFADVNPFWSFELWLIDGLTTMYGLYAINTIMDYENSEMLDLFVVQVYYESLRLETDNQSFIKEANFSENNAFSSFYGYVKAPLILRMLQNVITDNMFHRKVHEHLNIEFKSKNLLQNLWLTMQDILSKLYPQKKLMLPSTIVNDWMKSINYPVLKITRDISNKANVYNITIENYEVFKKYAFWIPVTYTSQYNPNFSKLRIPLYDKRLILLSSSQPNCQVSVKDNGWVILNLRQTGYYRVNYDPENWQKIAEYLNSIEYTKIHVLNRAKIIDDAFYFMINGQLNSFLFWNLTSYLGQETNYIAWYPMIKAFEHMSSIFPFPDKEVQNIKEKIKNILTNLLEKIKYEEEPKESDLTKCLRQEAIKWLCILDDPNCLIKAYDKLILHIVYMSDKNKVLPWWQEWLYCKGLMSAESHIWRMVKDNSREKYINNDRLLEFLACASNEIIEEYLESIMFKHNETYNEIQIKRNMISFFFIIAKHVKHNNVFLKILNDFDKLTPRGVNGLAIIIAIINHMYSEEQLIAILNLRNIMGNIIEIEAYKTNFMRIYKKNGTFPEMANIEASFYKYKNIMEEWMSGVHKKLQRRLSEIGEIKKYFKIYSFFP; this is encoded by the exons ATGACCAGTTTTCGATGTCAAAATGACATGTGCTTGCTGCCTGGGTATGATCATCACATCCAGATTTACTCTAATTGTTATT attaccTGAGTACTACATTATATACTACGCTGTGGAACTTCGTTGCTACGCCATATCG GGACAGTTGTTACAGATACCTAAAAATTGACATGGCATTTCTAAGACTGTCATTTTATAGCGGTCTTATATTTATCactataataactttttcaattaatgaaaatacggGAAACTCATCGATTACATTTAATGATTACTTTGGCGATATAAGGCCAGTGCGTTACGACGTCAAGTTAATACCATATTTCAATGAAGACAAggaacatgaaatatataaatatcaagattacaaattacatatagaagcgtataaaaaaaaaggcaacATTGTTTTTTACGGCGAATTAAGTGCCATTATCGATATTTCTCGTCcaattacagaaatatatttaaattcaacggCATTAATGATTCTTTTATCTGGAGCGTTGACAAATGATTCATCCATGTATACTGCAGACTTACAAAATAAGACTGTACATaccaatgttaaatatttacgtGCCCAAAATATTAagcataaaaatgaaaagcaaatttgcattttatatttcaatgaaacTTTAAGTGGACGTTAcagattaattacaaaatttgtcACTGCAATTAATAACACGGAAAACATTATTACTTCTTTGAAGACTATAGTTGCAAGGGGAGAATCATTCGAAAT GCCGGACGTAATACATTTTCAGGCGATTGGAGCCCGACGATTGTTTCCATGCTGGGACAAGCCGACAATCCAGGCCACTTTCAACATTGCCATAAAGCATCATCATAAATAcaaagttttttcaaatatgctgccacaaaaaaaggaaacatgcAAACATGAAATGCATGAAACCGAAACATATATGAAGTGGACATGCTTTAATACTACTCCTCCAATGTCCACTTATATCGTGACGGTTGTAATCTCGTCAGcagatttctttaaatttgagaTTATAGGATCTAGAATCATTACATGGCGTAGACCCGAATCAGATCATATTGAATTTGCTGAAACGATAGCAACCgaagcaataataatatttgaaagtgaatggaaaaaattgaaagtaccAAAAGTACAATTTATAGTAATCCATAGTTTGCTATATGACAATGAGATGTGGGGCCTTCTGTTAAATag tgAAACAGATATTATTTACGATAGAAATCTGGATTCTGTTgcgcataaaataaaagtagcgCGGTTGATAGGGCGCAAAGTGGCACATCAATGGTTTGCTGATGTAAATCCATTTTGGTCATTTGAGTTATGGTTAATCGATGGTCTTACTACTATGTATGGACTTTATGCTATCAATACTATcatg GATTACGAAAATTCCGAAATGTTGGATTTATTTGTAGTTCAGGTTTATTATGAATCACTTCGTTTGGAGACTGACAATCAGTCTTTTATAAAGGAAGCCAATTTTTCcgaaaataatgcattttcttctttttacggTTACGTTAAAG CACCTTTAATATTACGTATGCTGCAGAATGTAATTACCGATAACATGTTTCATCGGAAGGTTCATgaacatttaaatat TGAGTTTAAGTCGAAGAATCTTCTCCAAAATTTATGGCTCACTATGCAAGatattttaagcaaattatATCCTCAGAAAAAACTAATGCTTCCTTCAACAATAGTAAATGATTGGatgaaatctataaattatcctGTGTTGAAAATAACGcgagatatttcaaataaagcaaatgtatataatataacaatagaaaattatgaagtatttaaaaaatacgctTTCTGGATACCTGTAACTTATACCTCCCAGTATAATCCAAATTTTAGCAAGCTTAGAATTCCGCTTTACGACAAAAGATTAATACTTTTGTCGTCGTCCCAGCCAAATTGCCAAGTTTCTGTGAAAGATAATGGTTgggtaatattaaatttacgacAAACTG GATACTATCGCGTTAATTACGATCCTGAAAACTGGCAAAAAATTGCAGAATATTTGAACTCTatagaatatacaaaaatacatgttCTTAATCGTGCTAAAATCATCGacgatgcattttattttatgataaatggcCAACTCAATTCTTTCCTATTCTGGAACTTGACGAGCTATCTTGGACAAGAGACAAATTATATAGCATGGTATCCTATGATAAAAGCTTTTGAACACATGTCGAGCATATTTCCATTTCCAGATAAAGAAGTTCAAAATATCAAg gagaaaataaaaaatatattgaccaATCtacttgagaaaataaaatacgaagaAGAGCCTAAGGAAAGTGATCTTACTAAATGTTTAAGGCAAGAAGCTATTAAATGGTTGTGTATTCTCGATGACCCAAATTGCCTCATAAAAGCTTATGACAAATTGATTttgcatattgtatatatgtcggataaaaataa AGTTTTACCGTGGTGGCAAGAGTGGTTATACTGTAAAGGTTTGATGTCAGCAGAGAGTCATATTTGGCGTATGGTGAAGGACAATTCaagggaaaaatatattaataatgatagacttttagaatttttagctTGTGCTTCAAATGAAAttatagaagaatatttagaatCAATAATGTTCAAACATAACGaaacatataatgaaatacaaatcaagagaaatatgattagttttttttttattattgcaaaacatGTAAAGCACAATAAtgtgtttttgaaaatattaaacgattttgataaattaacgCCAAG agGTGTCAATGGACTTGCCATTATTATTGccattattaatcatatgtaTTCTGAAGAACAATTAATTGcg ATCTTGAACTTGAGAAATATTATGGGAAATATCATTGAGATTGAAGCGtacaaaactaattttatgcgtatatacaagaaaaatggAACTTTCCCTGAAATG GCAAATATTGAAGCTAGTTTttacaagtataaaaatattatggaaGAATGGATGTCGGGTGTTCACAAAAAACTACAAAGACGTTTATCTGAAATCggagaaataaagaaatattttaagatatattctttctttccttaa
- the LOC140665905 gene encoding aminopeptidase N-like isoform X7, with translation MTCACCLDYLSTTLYTTLWNFVATPYRPDVIHFQAIGARRLFPCWDKPTIQATFNIAIKHHHKYKVFSNMLPQKKETCKHEMHETETYMKWTCFNTTPPMSTYIVTVVISSADFFKFEIIGSRIITWRRPESDHIEFAETIATEAIIIFESEWKKLKVPKVQFIVIHSLLYDNEMWGLLLNSETDIIYDRNLDSVAHKIKVARLIGRKVAHQWFADVNPFWSFELWLIDGLTTMYGLYAINTIMDYENSEMLDLFVVQVYYESLRLETDNQSFIKEANFSENNAFSSFYGYVKAPLILRMLQNVITDNMFHRKVHEHLNIEFKSKNLLQNLWLTMQDILSKLYPQKKLMLPSTIVNDWMKSINYPVLKITRDISNKANVYNITIENYEVFKKYAFWIPVTYTSQYNPNFSKLRIPLYDKRLILLSSSQPNCQVSVKDNGWVILNLRQTGYYRVNYDPENWQKIAEYLNSIEYTKIHVLNRAKIIDDAFYFMINGQLNSFLFWNLTSYLGQETNYIAWYPMIKAFEHMSSIFPFPDKEVQNIKEKIKNILTNLLEKIKYEEEPKESDLTKCLRQEAIKWLCILDDPNCLIKAYDKLILHIVYMSDKNKVLPWWQEWLYCKGLMSAESHIWRMVKDNSREKYINNDRLLEFLACASNEIIEEYLESIMFKHNETYNEIQIKRNMISFFFIIAKHVKHNNVFLKILNDFDKLTPRGVNGLAIIIAIINHMYSEEQLIAILNLRNIMGNIIEIEAYKTNFMRIYKKNGTFPEMANIEASFYKYKNIMEEWMSGVHKKLQRRLSEIGEIKKYFKIYSFFP, from the exons ATGACATGTGCTTGCTGCCTGG attaccTGAGTACTACATTATATACTACGCTGTGGAACTTCGTTGCTACGCCATATCG GCCGGACGTAATACATTTTCAGGCGATTGGAGCCCGACGATTGTTTCCATGCTGGGACAAGCCGACAATCCAGGCCACTTTCAACATTGCCATAAAGCATCATCATAAATAcaaagttttttcaaatatgctgccacaaaaaaaggaaacatgcAAACATGAAATGCATGAAACCGAAACATATATGAAGTGGACATGCTTTAATACTACTCCTCCAATGTCCACTTATATCGTGACGGTTGTAATCTCGTCAGcagatttctttaaatttgagaTTATAGGATCTAGAATCATTACATGGCGTAGACCCGAATCAGATCATATTGAATTTGCTGAAACGATAGCAACCgaagcaataataatatttgaaagtgaatggaaaaaattgaaagtaccAAAAGTACAATTTATAGTAATCCATAGTTTGCTATATGACAATGAGATGTGGGGCCTTCTGTTAAATag tgAAACAGATATTATTTACGATAGAAATCTGGATTCTGTTgcgcataaaataaaagtagcgCGGTTGATAGGGCGCAAAGTGGCACATCAATGGTTTGCTGATGTAAATCCATTTTGGTCATTTGAGTTATGGTTAATCGATGGTCTTACTACTATGTATGGACTTTATGCTATCAATACTATcatg GATTACGAAAATTCCGAAATGTTGGATTTATTTGTAGTTCAGGTTTATTATGAATCACTTCGTTTGGAGACTGACAATCAGTCTTTTATAAAGGAAGCCAATTTTTCcgaaaataatgcattttcttctttttacggTTACGTTAAAG CACCTTTAATATTACGTATGCTGCAGAATGTAATTACCGATAACATGTTTCATCGGAAGGTTCATgaacatttaaatat TGAGTTTAAGTCGAAGAATCTTCTCCAAAATTTATGGCTCACTATGCAAGatattttaagcaaattatATCCTCAGAAAAAACTAATGCTTCCTTCAACAATAGTAAATGATTGGatgaaatctataaattatcctGTGTTGAAAATAACGcgagatatttcaaataaagcaaatgtatataatataacaatagaaaattatgaagtatttaaaaaatacgctTTCTGGATACCTGTAACTTATACCTCCCAGTATAATCCAAATTTTAGCAAGCTTAGAATTCCGCTTTACGACAAAAGATTAATACTTTTGTCGTCGTCCCAGCCAAATTGCCAAGTTTCTGTGAAAGATAATGGTTgggtaatattaaatttacgacAAACTG GATACTATCGCGTTAATTACGATCCTGAAAACTGGCAAAAAATTGCAGAATATTTGAACTCTatagaatatacaaaaatacatgttCTTAATCGTGCTAAAATCATCGacgatgcattttattttatgataaatggcCAACTCAATTCTTTCCTATTCTGGAACTTGACGAGCTATCTTGGACAAGAGACAAATTATATAGCATGGTATCCTATGATAAAAGCTTTTGAACACATGTCGAGCATATTTCCATTTCCAGATAAAGAAGTTCAAAATATCAAg gagaaaataaaaaatatattgaccaATCtacttgagaaaataaaatacgaagaAGAGCCTAAGGAAAGTGATCTTACTAAATGTTTAAGGCAAGAAGCTATTAAATGGTTGTGTATTCTCGATGACCCAAATTGCCTCATAAAAGCTTATGACAAATTGATTttgcatattgtatatatgtcggataaaaataa AGTTTTACCGTGGTGGCAAGAGTGGTTATACTGTAAAGGTTTGATGTCAGCAGAGAGTCATATTTGGCGTATGGTGAAGGACAATTCaagggaaaaatatattaataatgatagacttttagaatttttagctTGTGCTTCAAATGAAAttatagaagaatatttagaatCAATAATGTTCAAACATAACGaaacatataatgaaatacaaatcaagagaaatatgattagttttttttttattattgcaaaacatGTAAAGCACAATAAtgtgtttttgaaaatattaaacgattttgataaattaacgCCAAG agGTGTCAATGGACTTGCCATTATTATTGccattattaatcatatgtaTTCTGAAGAACAATTAATTGcg ATCTTGAACTTGAGAAATATTATGGGAAATATCATTGAGATTGAAGCGtacaaaactaattttatgcgtatatacaagaaaaatggAACTTTCCCTGAAATG GCAAATATTGAAGCTAGTTTttacaagtataaaaatattatggaaGAATGGATGTCGGGTGTTCACAAAAAACTACAAAGACGTTTATCTGAAATCggagaaataaagaaatattttaagatatattctttctttccttaa
- the LOC140665905 gene encoding aminopeptidase N-like isoform X3, with translation MTCACCLDYLSTTLYTTLWNFVATPYRDSCYRYLKIDMAFLRLSFYSGLIFITIITFSINENTGNSSITFNDYFGDIRPVRYDVKLIPYFNEDKEHEIYKYQDYKLHIEAYKKKGNIVFYGELSAIIDISRPITEIYLNSTALMILLSGALTNDSSMYTADLQNKTVHTNVKYLRAQNIKHKNEKQICILYFNETLSGRYRLITKFVTAINNTENIITSLKTIVARGESFEMPDVIHFQAIGARRLFPCWDKPTIQATFNIAIKHHHKYKVFSNMLPQKKETCKHEMHETETYMKWTCFNTTPPMSTYIVTVVISSADFFKFEIIGSRIITWRRPESDHIEFAETIATEAIIIFESEWKKLKVPKVQFIVIHSLLYDNEMWGLLLNSETDIIYDRNLDSVAHKIKVARLIGRKVAHQWFADVNPFWSFELWLIDGLTTMYGLYAINTIMDYENSEMLDLFVVQVYYESLRLETDNQSFIKEANFSENNAFSSFYGYVKAPLILRMLQNVITDNMFHRKVHEHLNIEFKSKNLLQNLWLTMQDILSKLYPQKKLMLPSTIVNDWMKSINYPVLKITRDISNKANVYNITIENYEVFKKYAFWIPVTYTSQYNPNFSKLRIPLYDKRLILLSSSQPNCQVSVKDNGWVILNLRQTGYYRVNYDPENWQKIAEYLNSIEYTKIHVLNRAKIIDDAFYFMINGQLNSFLFWNLTSYLGQETNYIAWYPMIKAFEHMSSIFPFPDKEVQNIKEKIKNILTNLLEKIKYEEEPKESDLTKCLRQEAIKWLCILDDPNCLIKAYDKLILHIVYMSDKNKVLPWWQEWLYCKGLMSAESHIWRMVKDNSREKYINNDRLLEFLACASNEIIEEYLESIMFKHNETYNEIQIKRNMISFFFIIAKHVKHNNVFLKILNDFDKLTPRGVNGLAIIIAIINHMYSEEQLIAILNLRNIMGNIIEIEAYKTNFMRIYKKNGTFPEMANIEASFYKYKNIMEEWMSGVHKKLQRRLSEIGEIKKYFKIYSFFP, from the exons ATGACATGTGCTTGCTGCCTGG attaccTGAGTACTACATTATATACTACGCTGTGGAACTTCGTTGCTACGCCATATCG GGACAGTTGTTACAGATACCTAAAAATTGACATGGCATTTCTAAGACTGTCATTTTATAGCGGTCTTATATTTATCactataataactttttcaattaatgaaaatacggGAAACTCATCGATTACATTTAATGATTACTTTGGCGATATAAGGCCAGTGCGTTACGACGTCAAGTTAATACCATATTTCAATGAAGACAAggaacatgaaatatataaatatcaagattacaaattacatatagaagcgtataaaaaaaaaggcaacATTGTTTTTTACGGCGAATTAAGTGCCATTATCGATATTTCTCGTCcaattacagaaatatatttaaattcaacggCATTAATGATTCTTTTATCTGGAGCGTTGACAAATGATTCATCCATGTATACTGCAGACTTACAAAATAAGACTGTACATaccaatgttaaatatttacgtGCCCAAAATATTAagcataaaaatgaaaagcaaatttgcattttatatttcaatgaaacTTTAAGTGGACGTTAcagattaattacaaaatttgtcACTGCAATTAATAACACGGAAAACATTATTACTTCTTTGAAGACTATAGTTGCAAGGGGAGAATCATTCGAAAT GCCGGACGTAATACATTTTCAGGCGATTGGAGCCCGACGATTGTTTCCATGCTGGGACAAGCCGACAATCCAGGCCACTTTCAACATTGCCATAAAGCATCATCATAAATAcaaagttttttcaaatatgctgccacaaaaaaaggaaacatgcAAACATGAAATGCATGAAACCGAAACATATATGAAGTGGACATGCTTTAATACTACTCCTCCAATGTCCACTTATATCGTGACGGTTGTAATCTCGTCAGcagatttctttaaatttgagaTTATAGGATCTAGAATCATTACATGGCGTAGACCCGAATCAGATCATATTGAATTTGCTGAAACGATAGCAACCgaagcaataataatatttgaaagtgaatggaaaaaattgaaagtaccAAAAGTACAATTTATAGTAATCCATAGTTTGCTATATGACAATGAGATGTGGGGCCTTCTGTTAAATag tgAAACAGATATTATTTACGATAGAAATCTGGATTCTGTTgcgcataaaataaaagtagcgCGGTTGATAGGGCGCAAAGTGGCACATCAATGGTTTGCTGATGTAAATCCATTTTGGTCATTTGAGTTATGGTTAATCGATGGTCTTACTACTATGTATGGACTTTATGCTATCAATACTATcatg GATTACGAAAATTCCGAAATGTTGGATTTATTTGTAGTTCAGGTTTATTATGAATCACTTCGTTTGGAGACTGACAATCAGTCTTTTATAAAGGAAGCCAATTTTTCcgaaaataatgcattttcttctttttacggTTACGTTAAAG CACCTTTAATATTACGTATGCTGCAGAATGTAATTACCGATAACATGTTTCATCGGAAGGTTCATgaacatttaaatat TGAGTTTAAGTCGAAGAATCTTCTCCAAAATTTATGGCTCACTATGCAAGatattttaagcaaattatATCCTCAGAAAAAACTAATGCTTCCTTCAACAATAGTAAATGATTGGatgaaatctataaattatcctGTGTTGAAAATAACGcgagatatttcaaataaagcaaatgtatataatataacaatagaaaattatgaagtatttaaaaaatacgctTTCTGGATACCTGTAACTTATACCTCCCAGTATAATCCAAATTTTAGCAAGCTTAGAATTCCGCTTTACGACAAAAGATTAATACTTTTGTCGTCGTCCCAGCCAAATTGCCAAGTTTCTGTGAAAGATAATGGTTgggtaatattaaatttacgacAAACTG GATACTATCGCGTTAATTACGATCCTGAAAACTGGCAAAAAATTGCAGAATATTTGAACTCTatagaatatacaaaaatacatgttCTTAATCGTGCTAAAATCATCGacgatgcattttattttatgataaatggcCAACTCAATTCTTTCCTATTCTGGAACTTGACGAGCTATCTTGGACAAGAGACAAATTATATAGCATGGTATCCTATGATAAAAGCTTTTGAACACATGTCGAGCATATTTCCATTTCCAGATAAAGAAGTTCAAAATATCAAg gagaaaataaaaaatatattgaccaATCtacttgagaaaataaaatacgaagaAGAGCCTAAGGAAAGTGATCTTACTAAATGTTTAAGGCAAGAAGCTATTAAATGGTTGTGTATTCTCGATGACCCAAATTGCCTCATAAAAGCTTATGACAAATTGATTttgcatattgtatatatgtcggataaaaataa AGTTTTACCGTGGTGGCAAGAGTGGTTATACTGTAAAGGTTTGATGTCAGCAGAGAGTCATATTTGGCGTATGGTGAAGGACAATTCaagggaaaaatatattaataatgatagacttttagaatttttagctTGTGCTTCAAATGAAAttatagaagaatatttagaatCAATAATGTTCAAACATAACGaaacatataatgaaatacaaatcaagagaaatatgattagttttttttttattattgcaaaacatGTAAAGCACAATAAtgtgtttttgaaaatattaaacgattttgataaattaacgCCAAG agGTGTCAATGGACTTGCCATTATTATTGccattattaatcatatgtaTTCTGAAGAACAATTAATTGcg ATCTTGAACTTGAGAAATATTATGGGAAATATCATTGAGATTGAAGCGtacaaaactaattttatgcgtatatacaagaaaaatggAACTTTCCCTGAAATG GCAAATATTGAAGCTAGTTTttacaagtataaaaatattatggaaGAATGGATGTCGGGTGTTCACAAAAAACTACAAAGACGTTTATCTGAAATCggagaaataaagaaatattttaagatatattctttctttccttaa